In the genome of Natronorubrum sediminis, one region contains:
- a CDS encoding GTP-binding protein produces MPDNSIPVTVLSGILGAGKTTVLNHVLRESGERELAVLVNDMGEVNVDAELVAESSDIADEDEELVELSNGCICCELRGDLLDAIGELTRAREFDAIVVESTGVAEPLPVAQTLTLGFDQADLDPTEFYEETGIEPLEGCHLDTAVTVVDAHQFQTAMESDELLDDDGTEKHLGDLVVEQVEFCDVLLLNKCDLVDDDTLAEIEATLEVLQPRAGIVRTEHGRVDPTHLVDTGRFDFDAASQSAGWIRELEEPHASAEEEHGVTSFVFEARRPFHPERFADLLDRFPDAVVRAKGHFWIASGGDERSESSSERTRAAGSEQREDPGEESGATANAERIVSREDEAFTFNVAGQSIRVGPGGRWVDSLPAEERREHLEENSELEAHWHERWGDRNTRLVVIGTEMDHDSLRADLRACLATDDELASDSTFEDRFPTFEPPEADLEAETEADTDGSEMADRPENDDQREHAHDRTEELGIAD; encoded by the coding sequence ATGCCCGATAACTCGATTCCCGTCACGGTACTATCCGGGATACTCGGTGCGGGGAAAACGACCGTTCTGAACCACGTCCTCCGCGAGAGCGGCGAGAGAGAGCTCGCCGTTCTCGTCAACGACATGGGTGAGGTGAACGTGGACGCCGAACTCGTCGCCGAGTCTTCGGATATCGCGGACGAAGACGAAGAGCTCGTCGAACTTTCGAACGGCTGTATCTGCTGTGAACTCCGCGGCGACTTACTCGACGCCATCGGCGAACTCACTCGAGCGCGCGAGTTCGACGCCATCGTCGTCGAGTCGACCGGCGTCGCCGAGCCCCTTCCCGTCGCCCAGACGCTGACGCTCGGATTCGATCAGGCCGACCTCGATCCGACCGAGTTCTACGAGGAGACCGGCATCGAGCCACTCGAGGGCTGTCACCTCGATACGGCCGTCACAGTCGTCGACGCCCACCAGTTCCAGACGGCGATGGAATCAGACGAACTGCTCGACGACGACGGGACCGAGAAGCACCTCGGCGACCTCGTCGTCGAACAGGTCGAGTTCTGTGACGTCCTCCTCCTGAACAAGTGCGACCTCGTCGACGACGACACGCTCGCGGAAATCGAAGCGACGCTCGAGGTGCTCCAGCCGCGCGCCGGAATCGTTCGCACCGAACACGGCCGCGTAGACCCGACACACCTCGTCGACACTGGCCGGTTCGACTTCGACGCCGCCAGCCAGTCTGCGGGCTGGATCCGCGAACTCGAGGAGCCCCACGCGTCGGCCGAGGAAGAACACGGCGTCACCTCGTTCGTCTTCGAGGCGCGCCGGCCGTTTCATCCCGAGCGTTTCGCCGACCTCCTCGATAGATTCCCCGACGCAGTCGTTCGAGCGAAAGGTCACTTCTGGATCGCGAGTGGCGGGGACGAACGGAGCGAGTCCTCGAGTGAGCGAACGAGGGCTGCGGGGTCCGAGCAACGCGAGGACCCCGGTGAAGAGAGCGGTGCAACCGCGAACGCGGAACGGATCGTGAGCCGCGAGGACGAGGCGTTTACGTTCAACGTGGCCGGGCAGTCGATCCGCGTCGGCCCCGGCGGGCGATGGGTCGATTCACTCCCGGCCGAGGAGCGTCGCGAGCACCTTGAGGAGAATTCCGAACTCGAGGCCCACTGGCACGAGCGCTGGGGTGATCGCAATACACGACTCGTCGTCATCGGCACCGAGATGGATCACGACTCGCTTCGAGCCGACCTCCGTGCGTGTCTGGCTACCGACGACGAACTGGCGTCCGACTCGACGTTCGAGGATCGGTTCCCGACGTTCGAGCCACCAGAAGCCGATCTCGAGGCCGAAACCGAAGCAGACACCGATGGCAGCGAGATGGCGGACCGACCCGAGAACGACGACCAGCGTGAGCACGCACACGACCGCACGGAGGAACTCGGCATTGCAGACTGA
- a CDS encoding DUF7511 domain-containing protein — MHSRTASEPTSPDGDVSPCYQAYVERNETRPDTCTIYSSVTAATLEETWIRATGSAFVSRDEIR, encoded by the coding sequence ATGCACTCGAGGACGGCTTCCGAGCCAACGTCGCCGGATGGCGACGTGTCGCCGTGTTATCAGGCGTACGTCGAGCGAAACGAAACGCGTCCCGACACCTGTACCATCTACTCGTCGGTGACGGCCGCCACGCTCGAGGAGACGTGGATCCGGGCAACCGGTTCGGCGTTCGTCTCTCGAGACGAAATTCGATAG
- a CDS encoding C2H2-type zinc finger protein, with protein MSYNCSNCDESFRSAAGVTQHVALHHNTCAVCDDSFTETDELREHIHTTH; from the coding sequence ATGTCCTATAACTGCTCGAACTGCGACGAATCGTTCCGATCCGCTGCCGGTGTGACCCAGCACGTCGCACTGCACCACAACACCTGCGCCGTCTGCGACGACTCGTTCACCGAAACCGACGAGCTTCGCGAGCACATACACACGACGCACTAA
- a CDS encoding NAD(P)/FAD-dependent oxidoreductase: MTLSRTLDVAIVGAGPAGIGTAVALERLDVEYVVLERECIGASFRQWPAEMELLTPSFPANAFGVRDLNAITLDTSPALALDSEHPTGDQYAEYLEAVAEFHELPIETGVDVEAVVPDAGSSESSDGDDATAADGFTLETSEGRLEAASVVWAAGQYQYPSSGPIPGASDAIHVSTIDSWTAHADQWPGEGGSPDESDRTVTESTPSVSSQPEATSLAADGAGVSAPTADDVVIVGGAESGIDAALGLADAGLSVTVVDPDGPWQYRSPDPSEVLSPRTTDRLEAALDAEQPITLVTDARVERIEREETGTDFSSQARVGTRTDPSDGPETPGSTVERAGYAVVTDDGDRIHSRTPPVLSTGFEGGLTLVDDLFEVDEHGFPELTDQDESTATSGLFLVGPQVAHEGQQFCFIYKFRQRFAVVAEAIGDRLEVDTTPLDAYREKRMFIEDLECCEPSYCDC, encoded by the coding sequence ATGACGCTTTCACGCACACTCGACGTCGCGATCGTCGGTGCTGGACCCGCAGGCATCGGTACGGCAGTCGCACTCGAGCGACTCGACGTCGAATACGTCGTCCTCGAGCGCGAGTGTATCGGTGCCTCGTTTCGACAGTGGCCCGCGGAAATGGAGCTGTTGACGCCGTCGTTTCCGGCCAACGCGTTCGGCGTTCGTGATTTGAACGCGATCACGCTCGATACCTCGCCGGCGCTCGCCCTCGACAGCGAGCACCCGACCGGCGACCAGTACGCCGAGTACCTCGAGGCCGTCGCCGAGTTTCACGAACTCCCGATCGAGACGGGGGTCGACGTCGAGGCCGTCGTCCCCGACGCCGGATCGTCGGAGTCATCGGACGGAGACGACGCGACAGCCGCGGACGGGTTCACCCTCGAGACGAGCGAGGGTCGACTCGAGGCTGCGTCCGTCGTCTGGGCAGCGGGACAGTACCAGTATCCCTCGAGTGGGCCGATCCCCGGCGCGTCCGATGCGATTCACGTGTCGACGATCGATTCGTGGACGGCCCACGCTGATCAGTGGCCGGGCGAGGGCGGTTCGCCGGACGAAAGCGACCGGACTGTGACGGAGTCGACGCCGTCCGTGTCCTCCCAACCCGAAGCGACGTCGCTTGCGGCCGACGGCGCTGGTGTCAGCGCCCCGACTGCTGACGATGTCGTGATCGTCGGCGGCGCAGAGAGTGGTATCGACGCTGCACTCGGGTTGGCGGATGCCGGCCTCTCCGTCACCGTCGTAGATCCCGACGGCCCGTGGCAGTATCGCAGCCCCGACCCCAGTGAGGTTCTCTCCCCGCGAACGACGGACCGACTCGAGGCCGCACTCGACGCCGAGCAGCCGATAACCCTCGTCACCGACGCTCGCGTCGAGCGAATCGAACGCGAGGAAACGGGTACGGATTTCTCGAGTCAAGCGAGGGTCGGGACGCGAACTGACCCGTCTGACGGACCTGAGACGCCCGGTTCGACCGTCGAGCGCGCTGGCTACGCGGTGGTCACCGACGACGGGGATCGGATTCACTCGCGCACGCCACCGGTTCTCTCGACAGGGTTCGAGGGGGGTCTCACGCTCGTCGACGACCTGTTCGAGGTCGACGAACACGGATTCCCCGAACTCACCGACCAGGATGAATCGACTGCGACGTCCGGCCTGTTCCTCGTCGGCCCGCAGGTCGCTCACGAGGGCCAGCAGTTTTGTTTCATCTACAAGTTCCGCCAGCGCTTCGCCGTCGTCGCCGAGGCCATTGGTGACCGACTCGAGGTCGACACGACTCCACTCGATGCCTATCGCGAGAAACGGATGTTCATCGAGGACCTCGAGTGCTGTGAACCGTCGTACTGTGACTGCTAG
- a CDS encoding formyltetrahydrofolate deformylase, with product MTTDVTEITVIGDDDTGLIARVTSLLFERGINIEDLDQAVRDGVFRMYLAVDTEEMVCTKETLRADLHDLGDDLGLDVQVRFPADRDHQRIAVLVTKESHCLEAMFEAWANDELGADIGVVIGNHDDLQPLAEHYDVPFHDIGDDGGQQNEDELLELLADYDVDLIVLARYMRILSPNVVFRYEDRIINIHPSLLPAFPGAEAYRQAVEEGVRVAGVTAHYVTTDLDQGPIISQRAFDVPDDADLEVMKNRGQPLEADALLEAVKLHLNGDVSVHRGRTSVRENGTEYQLGLPEELEEFTPDRPVDGIGSAVANNQ from the coding sequence ATGACGACCGATGTCACTGAAATCACCGTCATTGGAGACGACGACACCGGGCTCATCGCTCGCGTGACCAGCCTCCTCTTCGAGCGCGGCATCAACATCGAAGACCTCGATCAGGCCGTTCGCGACGGCGTCTTTCGAATGTATCTGGCCGTCGACACCGAGGAGATGGTCTGTACGAAGGAGACGCTCCGGGCGGACCTCCACGACCTCGGCGACGACCTCGGACTCGACGTGCAAGTTCGCTTCCCCGCCGACCGCGACCACCAGCGAATCGCCGTCCTCGTCACGAAAGAGAGCCACTGTCTCGAGGCGATGTTCGAGGCGTGGGCCAACGACGAACTGGGGGCAGATATCGGCGTCGTCATCGGCAACCACGACGACCTCCAGCCACTCGCCGAACATTACGACGTGCCGTTTCACGACATCGGCGACGACGGCGGCCAACAGAACGAGGACGAACTCCTCGAGTTGCTCGCCGACTACGACGTCGATCTGATCGTCCTCGCCCGGTACATGCGGATCCTCAGCCCCAACGTCGTCTTTCGCTACGAGGATCGCATCATCAACATCCACCCGTCGCTGCTGCCAGCCTTCCCCGGCGCGGAAGCCTACCGGCAGGCCGTCGAAGAGGGCGTCCGCGTGGCCGGCGTCACCGCTCACTACGTGACCACCGACCTCGATCAGGGCCCGATCATCTCCCAGCGCGCGTTCGACGTGCCCGACGACGCCGACTTGGAGGTGATGAAAAACCGAGGGCAGCCACTCGAGGCGGATGCCCTCCTCGAGGCCGTCAAACTCCACCTCAACGGCGACGTCTCGGTCCACCGCGGCCGAACCTCTGTCAGAGAGAACGGCACCGAGTACCAACTCGGCCTCCCCGAAGAACTCGAGGAGTTCACGCCGGATCGACCGGTCGACGGTATCGGCAGCGCCGTCGCGAACAACCAATAA